A single window of Neurospora crassa OR74A linkage group VII, whole genome shotgun sequence DNA harbors:
- a CDS encoding ATP-dependent RNA helicase dhh-1: MSDQLADQLKATSLSSGPEDWKKGLNLPARDTRQQTEDVTNTRGLDWEDFIHDRDLLMGIFEAGFEKPSPIQEEAIPVALTGRDILARAKNGTGKTAAFVIPALNKINPKVSKIQCLILVPTRELAMQTSQVCKTLGKHLGINVMVTTGGTGLRDDIVRLQDPVHIVVGTPGRILDLAGKQVADLSECPMFIMDEADKLLSQEFTPVIEQLLQFHPKDRQVMLFSATFPLSVKDFSDKNMTSPYEINLMDELTLRGITQYYAFVEEKQKVHCLNTLFSKLQINQSIIFCNSTNRVELLAKKITELGYSCFYSHAKMAQQARNRVFHDFRNGVCRNLVCSDLLTRGIDIQAVNVVINFDFPKNAETYLHRIGRSGRYGHLGLAINLINWDDRFNLYNIERDLGTEIQPIPQTIDKSLYVYENPESIPRPISTFKPIAQQPQQQLQQSQRPQQSQQQQHFSTQTQPSNQLPPQQGNQQLGFNPQAQQPHRPIPQAQGDWQGQNGRQNGTGASNNQPRPTNYQNNRGQPGSSRGGRGRGFQGQGGRQNQNYGGQRGPRTQGQGQPQGPLSAQ; encoded by the exons ATGTCCGACCAACTAGCGGATCAGTTGAAAGCTACTAGTCTGAG CTCAGGCCCGGAAGACTGGAAAAAGGGACTTAACCTACCTGCCAGGGACACAAGACAACAGACCGAGGATGTTACAAACACGAGGGGTCTGGATTGGGAAGACTTCATACACGACAGGGATCTCTTGATGGGCATTTTCGAGGCTGGCTTCGAGAAACCGTCCCCGATTCAGGAAGAAGCGATCCCCGTTGCCCTCACCGGCCGAGACATCCTCGCACGCGCAAAGAACGGCACCGGCAAGACCGCCGCTTTCGTCATTCCCGCCCTCAACAAGATCAACCCTAAGGTCTCCAAGATCCAATGCCTTATTCTCGTTCCCACCCGTGAGCTTGCCATGCAGACATCCCAAGTCTGCAAGACGCTCGGCAAGCATCTCGGCATCAACGTCATGGTGACAACCGGCGGAACTGGCCTGCGGGACGACATTGTGCGTCTGCAGGACCCCGTACACATCGTCGTCGGAACACCAGGTCGTATCCTCGATCTAGCTGGCAAGCAGGTGGCCGATCTCAGCGAGTGCCCAATGTTCATTATGGACGAGGCTGATAAGCTCCTGTCGCAAGAGTTTACCCCCGTCATTGAGCAGCTCCTGCAGTTCCACCCCAAGGATCGTCAGGTCATGCTGTTCTCCGCCACTTTCCCTCTTTCGGTCAAGGATTTCTCGGACAAGAACATGACTAGCCCGTACGAGATCAACCTCATGGACGAGCTTACGCTCCGCGGTATCACTCAATACTATGCCTTTGTTGAGGAGAAGCAAAAGGTTCACTGCCTCAACACTCTGTTTTCCAAGCTGCAGATCAACCAGTCCATCATTTTCTGCAACTCTACCAACCGCGTCGAACTGCTTGCCAAAAAGATCACTGAGCTTGGATACTCGTGCTTCTACAGTCATGCCAAAATGGCTCAGCAGGCGAGAAACCGTGTCTTCCACGACTTCCGCAACGGTGTTTGCCGCAACCTGGTCTGCTCGGATCTCCTCACCCGCGGTATTGACATTCAGGCAGTGAACGTTGTCATCAACTTCGATTTCCCCAAGAACGCCGAGACGTACCTCCACCGTATTGGTCGTTCTGGTCGTTATGGTCACCTTGGTCTTGCTATTAACTTGATCAATTGGGATGACAGATTCAACCTTTACAACATTGAGCGCGATCTTGGTACAGAGATCCAGCCCATTCCTCAGACCATTGACAAGAGCCTCTACGTGTACGAGAACCCTGAATCGATTCCCCGGCCCATCTCGACCTTCAAGCCTATTGCCCAGCAGCCGCAACAGCAATTGCAGCAATCGCAAAGGCCTCAACAGtctcaacagcaacagcattTCTCAACACAGACACAGCCGTCAAACCAGCTCCCGCCTCAACAGGGCAACCAACAACTTGGCTTCAATCCTCAAGCTCAACAGCCTCACAGACCCATCCCCCAGGCCCAGGGTGATTGGCAAGGGCAAAACGGTCGCCAAAATGGCACAGGTGCTTCCAACAACCAACCCAGACCCACCAACTACCAGAACAATCGCGGGCAGCCCGGTAGCAGCCGCGGAGGTCGTGGACGTGGTTTCCAGGGCCAGGGAGGCCGTCAGAACCAGAACTACGGTGGTCAGCGCGGTCCTCGTACCCAAGGTCAGGGCCAGCCTCAGGGTCCACTGTCTGCCCAGTAG